Proteins encoded by one window of Homo sapiens chromosome 10, GRCh38.p14 Primary Assembly:
- the AVPI1 gene encoding arginine vasopressin-induced protein 1 isoform X1, translating into MGTPASVVSEPPPWQAPIEARGRKQASANIFQDAELLQIQALFQRSGDQLAEERAQIIWECAGDHRVAEALKRLRRKRPPRQKPLGHSLHHCSRLRILEPHSALANPQSATETASSEQYLHSRKKSARIRRNWRKSGPTSYLHQIRH; encoded by the exons ATGGGTACCCCAGCCTCGGTGGTCAGTGAGCCACCCCCTTGGCAGGCCCCGATTGAGGCCCGGGGCCGCAAGCAGGCCTCGGCCAACATCTTCCAGGACGCCGAGCTGCTGCAGATCCAAGCCCTGTTTCAACGCAGCGGGGACCAGCTGGCCGAGGAACGGGCACAGATCATCTGGGAATGTGCAGGGGACCACCGTGTGGCTGAGGCCCTCAAGAGGCTGCGCAGGAAGAGGCCCCCAAGGCAGAAACCCCTGGGCCACTCGCTACACCACTGCAGCCGCCTCAG AATCCTGGAGCCCCACTCTGCACTGGCCAACCCACAGAGTGCCACAGAGACAGCCTCCAGTGAGCAGTATCTGCACTCTAGGAAGAAAAGTGCCAGGATCCGCCGGAACTGGAGGAAGTCAGGCCCCACAAGCTACCTCCACCAGATCAGACACTGA